From Rutidosis leptorrhynchoides isolate AG116_Rl617_1_P2 chromosome 3, CSIRO_AGI_Rlap_v1, whole genome shotgun sequence, a single genomic window includes:
- the LOC139901438 gene encoding uncharacterized protein gives MGDAVEFTPLSLLNNQATNETRVRVKVFITWKKTYFNNPVSAMSYEIIFIDYEGHKVRATVTKNLIPFFINTIKEGDLFDLYNFGVVACDDKVMIVNHPWKIMLYRNTNMVRCQPFELISDEFNTVTFRDLIEWKINTSQVFNVVGRLVEMNPLHFKREKGVDTKSIEFVLSDNSGFRLKCALWSHHATKLFDFVSEYIHLDVPIYVLLHNCKVHDWQGFAQVSNQLWGCRVYINEDVAPIRTFKAESDVNAEITTNGQTQAPDLKIKTVLQTAVDIFSKHQPKSMEDLLQLNEATSYVIRGRVQKINVDEGWFTYTCTKCNKKVAPRLFVDSNQALYDSILDVEEKCFVVEGEGSSVFRSTKAPAEFNEMLLNPYVWHIKVFDFNVCFNYPGLTIENVTDDKEVFQVIDDKLCRDVNQVTTVPNTQTVAGAAPSDTRFTTPRPLTATANVTPSLDDQLKRWSKRSVVTCTQLQNIFEIGKYVVKAKVAVIDEDQVWITFSCNKCHKYAGPRISSVASKVEYECDNCGPVTDVNPRIRLVVHIEDSTGVVPCGIFQHELSQLLNRSSEWLVQMNLKCGVEKKFPPVLYEIVNKSCVWMIRVTDWTSSHTFTSMIAYNVTDSPGVIDYVDRTLKLNAPTVEPSGGDDKEVTPMKVFFHYLNYTTLAYL, from the exons ATGGGTGATGCTGTAGAGTTCACACCTCTGAGTCTGCTCAACAATCAAGCCACAAATGAAACTCGTGTTCGTGTCAAGGTGTTTATTACCTGGAAAAAGACATACTTCAATAATCCAGTGTCTGCTATGTCTTATGAGATAATCTTCATAGACTATGAG GGTCACAAAGTTCGCGCTACTGTAACAAAGAACTTGATTCCTTTTTTTATCAACACTATCAAAGAAGGAGATTTATTTGACTTATACAATTTTGGAGTTGTGGCATGTGATGATAAGGTGATGATTGTAAATCATCCATGGAAGATAATGCTGTATCGAAACACCAATATGGTTCGTTGTCAACCCTTTGAACTGATTTCTGACGAGTTCAACACCGTAACATTTCGTGATCTCATTGAGTGGAAGATTAATACTTCTCAAGTATTTA atgttGTTGGTCGGCTGGTTGAAATGAATCCACTCCATTTTAAGCGCGAAAAAGGGGTGGATACTAAATCAATTGAGTTTGTTCTGTCTGATAACAG TGGTTTTCGTCTCAAGTGTGCATTGTGGTCTCATCATGCGACCAAGCTTTTTGATTTCGTTTCTGAATACATCCATCTTGATGTGCCAATTTATGTTCTGCTTCACAACTGTAAAGTTCATGATTGGCAAG GGTTTGCTCAGGTTTCAAACCAATTGTGGGGCTGTCGTGTTTACATCAATGAGGATGTTGCTCCTATTCGAACTTTTAAGGCCGA GTCCGATGTTAATGCTGAAATCACAACCAATGGTCAGACTCAAGCTCCAGACTTGAAGATCAAAACTGTCCTACAAACTGCTGTCGATATATTTTCTAAACATCAACCCAAGTCTATGGAGGATTTGCTTCAACTCAATGAG GCAACTAGCTATGTTATCAGGGGTCGTGTTCAGAAGATTAATGTCGATGAGGGCTGGTTTACATATACCTGTACCAAATGCAACAAGAAAGTTGCACCCAGGTTGTTTGTTGACTCTAATCAGGCTCTATATGACT CTATCTTAGATGTTGAAGAAAAGTGTTTCGTGGTTGAGGGAGAAGGCAGTTCAG TCTTCCGATCCACAAAAGCCCCCGCAGAGTTCAATGAAATGTTGCTTAATCCCTATGTATGGCACATTAAAGTTTTTGATTTTAATGTGTGTTTCAATTACCCCGGTTTGACGATTGAGAATGTGACCGATGACAAAGAAGTCTTTCAAGTAATTGACGATAAGTTGTGTCGTGATGTTAATCAAGTTACTACCGTTCCTAACACTCAGACTGTAGCTGGAGCAGCACCTTCG GATACTCGGTTTACGACTCCACGACCACTGACTGCAACAGCTAATGTAACACCCTCATTGGATGATCAATTGAAACGTTGGAGTAAACGCTCAGTTGTAACCTGCACACAGCTACAGAACATATTTGAG ATTGGGAAGTATGTTGTTAAGGCTAAGGTTGCTGTCATCGATGAGGACCAAGTGTGGATTACATTTTCATGTAATAAGTGCCACAAATATGCCGGTCCAAGAATCTCTTCTGTTGCTTCGAAAGTTGAGTATGAATGTGACAATTGTGGACCTGTCACTGATGTTAACCCACG AATCAGGTTAGTTGTTCACATTGAAGACTCTACTGGCGTTGTTCCTTGTGGTATATTCCAGCATGAACTTTCGCAGCTGTTGAATAGGAGTTCTGAATGGTTAGTTCAGATGAATTTAAAG TGTGGTGTTGAAAAGAAGTTTCCGCCTGTGCTGTATGAGATTGTCAATAAGTCTTGTGTTTGGATGATACGTGTCACAGACTGGACTAGCAGTCACACTTTTACTTCAATGATTGCGTACAATGTTACTGACTCACCTGGTGTAATTGATTATGTTGATCGTACGCTTAAATTAAACGCACCAACTGTTGAACCATCAGGTGGAGATGACAAGGAGGTTACACCAATGAAGGTATTCTTCCATTATTTGAACTACACAACGCTCGCATACTTATAA